From Rhodovastum atsumiense, a single genomic window includes:
- a CDS encoding acetate/propionate family kinase — MSTETSLILVLNSGSSSLKFAVHETGARTALLSGLAERLGAAQPTITFKEADRKATHALPAATHTAALDAVLAELTRHGWLDRLTAIGHRVVHGGERFAASVVITPQVIADIESCSHLAPLHNPPALLGIRVAIERLPTIPHVAVLDTAFHQTMPPRAYMYALPMWVYRDHGVRRYGFHGTSHRFVAQEAVQMLDLDPADHGLVIAHLGNGSSATAVQDGRSVDTTMGMTPLEGLVMGTRPGDVDPGALIYLMRRTGWTVDEMDAMLNKQCGLLGLSELSNDCRELGNAAAEGHEGANLALDVFVHRLARHIGGLAMSLRRLDAVVFTGGIGENAARIREMTLQRLAPLGIELDAEANRRCVGGTPGLISTGNKPAALVVNTNEEWMIACDTAALARAGAEEQDSLKEIA; from the coding sequence GTGAGCACTGAAACCTCCCTGATCCTGGTCCTGAACAGCGGGTCGTCCTCGCTCAAATTCGCCGTCCACGAGACCGGCGCGCGGACAGCCCTGTTGTCCGGCCTTGCCGAGCGCCTCGGCGCCGCACAGCCGACCATCACCTTCAAGGAAGCCGACCGGAAGGCGACGCACGCGCTGCCGGCCGCCACCCATACCGCGGCGCTGGACGCGGTGCTGGCCGAGCTCACCCGCCATGGCTGGCTGGATCGCCTGACCGCGATCGGCCACCGCGTGGTGCATGGCGGCGAGCGCTTCGCCGCCTCGGTGGTCATCACCCCGCAGGTCATCGCCGACATCGAGTCCTGCAGCCATCTGGCACCGCTACACAACCCGCCGGCGCTGCTGGGCATACGCGTCGCGATCGAGCGGCTGCCGACGATCCCGCATGTCGCCGTGCTCGACACCGCCTTCCACCAGACGATGCCGCCCCGGGCCTACATGTACGCGCTGCCGATGTGGGTCTATCGCGACCATGGCGTGCGCCGCTACGGCTTCCACGGCACCAGCCACCGCTTCGTGGCGCAGGAAGCCGTGCAGATGCTCGACCTCGATCCCGCCGACCATGGCCTGGTCATCGCCCATCTGGGCAACGGCTCCTCGGCAACGGCGGTGCAGGACGGGCGCAGCGTCGATACCACGATGGGCATGACCCCGCTGGAAGGCCTGGTGATGGGCACCCGCCCAGGCGATGTGGATCCCGGCGCCCTGATCTACCTGATGCGCCGCACCGGCTGGACCGTCGACGAGATGGACGCGATGCTGAACAAGCAATGCGGCCTGCTCGGGCTGTCCGAGCTGTCGAATGACTGCCGCGAACTGGGCAACGCCGCCGCCGAAGGCCACGAGGGCGCCAACCTGGCGCTCGATGTGTTCGTGCACCGGCTGGCACGGCATATCGGCGGGCTGGCGATGTCGCTGCGACGCCTGGATGCGGTGGTGTTCACCGGCGGCATCGGCGAGAACGCCGCGCGCATCCGCGAAATGACGCTGCAACGCCTCGCGCCGCTCGGGATCGAGCTGGATGCCGAGGCGAACCGCCGCTGTGTCGGTGGCACCCCCGGCCTGATCAGCACCGGCAACAAGCCGGCGGCGCTGGTGGTGAACACCAACGAGGAATGGATGATTGCCTGCGACACAGCCGCCCTGGCCCGTGCCGGCGCGGAAGAGCAGGATTCGCTGAAGGAGATCGCCTGA
- the glpX gene encoding class II fructose-bisphosphatase produces the protein MLKDDQFQSAHTSDRNLALDLVRVTESAALAASRWMGLGKKNEADGAAVTAMRKAFDVVQIAGTVVIGEGEMDEAPMLYIGEKVGAGGPAMDIAVDPLEGTNLCAKGGPNAMAVIALAERGNFLHAPDIYMDKIAVGGHLPADVVDLDAPVEENLRNLARAKKCAVSDLVACILDRERHAEIIGRTRAAGARIMLISDGDVAGVIATVQPESGVDIYLGIGGAPEGVLSAAALRCADGQMQGRLIFENDEQIARARQMGITDPNHKFDILEMARGDVMFAATGVTGGAMLRGVRRFGHGASTHSLVMRSKSGTMRYIEAHHNYATKPWASN, from the coding sequence ATGCTGAAGGACGATCAGTTCCAATCGGCACATACCAGCGACCGCAACCTGGCGCTGGATCTGGTGCGCGTCACTGAGTCAGCCGCGCTGGCGGCGAGCCGCTGGATGGGGCTCGGCAAGAAGAACGAGGCCGACGGCGCCGCGGTGACGGCGATGCGCAAGGCCTTCGACGTGGTGCAGATCGCCGGCACCGTCGTGATCGGCGAGGGCGAGATGGACGAGGCGCCGATGCTCTACATCGGCGAGAAGGTGGGGGCCGGCGGCCCGGCGATGGACATCGCGGTGGACCCGCTGGAGGGCACCAACCTGTGCGCCAAGGGCGGCCCGAACGCGATGGCGGTGATCGCGCTGGCCGAGCGCGGCAATTTCCTGCACGCCCCCGACATCTACATGGACAAGATCGCGGTGGGCGGCCACCTGCCGGCGGACGTGGTGGATCTGGACGCCCCGGTGGAGGAGAACCTGCGCAACCTCGCGCGGGCCAAGAAATGCGCGGTCTCTGACCTGGTGGCCTGCATCCTGGACCGTGAGCGCCACGCCGAGATCATCGGCCGCACCCGCGCCGCCGGGGCGCGCATCATGCTGATCAGCGACGGCGACGTCGCCGGCGTGATCGCCACTGTCCAGCCCGAGAGCGGCGTTGACATCTATCTCGGCATCGGCGGCGCGCCCGAGGGGGTGCTCTCGGCCGCGGCGCTGCGTTGTGCCGACGGGCAGATGCAGGGGCGGCTGATCTTCGAGAACGACGAGCAGATCGCGCGGGCCCGGCAGATGGGCATCACCGATCCGAACCACAAGTTCGACATCCTGGAGATGGCGCGGGGCGACGTGATGTTCGCGGCGACCGGCGTGACCGGCGGGGCGATGCTGCGTGGCGTGCGCCGCTTCGGCCATGGTGCGTCGACGCACTCGCTGGTGATGCGCAGCAAGTCGGGGACGATGCGGTACATCGAGGCCCACCACAACTACGCGACGAAGCCCTGGGCATCGAATTGA
- a CDS encoding homoserine dehydrogenase gives MSRPLSVGVAGLGTVGAGVLKLLRENAGIVTARAGRPIAVTAVSARDRTRDRGVDLGGLRWYEDAVALAADPGVDVIVELIGGANGPARQLVQAGLAAGKPVVTANKALLAVHGAALGAQAEQAGVTLAFEAAVAGGIPVIKALREGLAGNRISKVAGILNGTCNYILTVMRERGREFAEVLAEAQKLGYAEADPSFDIDGVDAAHKLAILAALAFGRPVAFDEVHVEGIRHVSALDIAFARELGYRIKLLGLARRTEAGIAARVHPCMVPEAAPIARVDGVFNAVVAEGDFVGRIMLEGRGAGAGPTASAVVADLIDIARGRSTPVWGAASGHLSDAPSVPIGAHVGCYYLRLMVVDRPGVIADVTAVLRDQGISLESMLQRGRSPGEAVPVVLVTHETRESAMRAALDRIAGLDAVLEAPTLIRIEPA, from the coding sequence ATGAGCCGGCCGCTTTCGGTCGGCGTCGCCGGCCTGGGTACGGTCGGCGCGGGCGTGCTGAAGCTGCTGCGCGAGAACGCCGGGATCGTCACCGCCCGGGCCGGGCGGCCGATCGCGGTCACCGCCGTCTCGGCGCGTGACCGCACGCGCGACCGTGGCGTCGATCTCGGCGGGCTGCGCTGGTACGAGGATGCCGTGGCGCTGGCCGCGGATCCGGGCGTGGATGTGATCGTCGAGCTGATCGGCGGTGCCAACGGCCCGGCGCGGCAACTGGTGCAGGCGGGGCTGGCCGCCGGCAAGCCGGTGGTCACCGCCAACAAGGCGCTGCTGGCCGTGCACGGCGCCGCCCTGGGGGCCCAGGCCGAACAGGCCGGCGTGACCCTGGCCTTCGAGGCAGCGGTCGCGGGCGGCATCCCGGTGATCAAGGCCCTGCGCGAGGGGCTGGCCGGCAACCGCATCAGCAAGGTCGCCGGCATCCTGAACGGCACCTGCAACTACATCCTGACGGTGATGCGCGAGCGCGGGCGGGAATTCGCCGAAGTGCTCGCCGAGGCGCAGAAGCTCGGCTACGCCGAGGCCGACCCGTCCTTCGACATCGACGGCGTCGACGCCGCGCACAAGCTGGCGATCCTCGCGGCGCTGGCCTTCGGCCGGCCGGTGGCCTTCGACGAGGTGCATGTCGAGGGCATCCGCCATGTCTCGGCGCTCGACATCGCCTTCGCCCGCGAACTGGGCTACCGCATCAAGCTGCTCGGCCTGGCGCGGCGCACCGAGGCCGGGATCGCCGCGCGCGTGCATCCCTGCATGGTGCCCGAAGCCGCGCCGATCGCGCGGGTGGACGGCGTGTTCAACGCGGTGGTGGCGGAAGGCGATTTCGTCGGGCGGATCATGCTGGAGGGCCGCGGCGCCGGCGCCGGCCCGACCGCCTCGGCGGTGGTTGCCGACCTGATCGACATTGCCCGCGGGCGGTCGACCCCGGTCTGGGGCGCGGCCTCGGGCCATCTCTCCGATGCGCCCTCGGTGCCGATCGGGGCGCATGTCGGCTGCTACTACCTGCGCCTGATGGTGGTGGACCGTCCCGGCGTGATCGCCGACGTGACGGCGGTGCTGCGCGACCAGGGCATCTCGCTCGAGAGCATGCTGCAGCGTGGCCGCAGTCCGGGCGAGGCGGTGCCGGTGGTGCTGGTGACGCACGAGACCCGCGAATCCGCCATGCGGGCGGCGCTGGATCGCATCGCCGGCCTGGACGCCGTGTTGGAAGCGCCGACGCTGATCCGCATCGAGCCCGCATAA
- the recJ gene encoding single-stranded-DNA-specific exonuclease RecJ translates to MTETAGGVAPVLGVTRSLTNRRWVWRQGEDRVGLGIAQRLGVPEVVGRLLAARGVGLEAAATFLEPTLRALLPDPSVLRDMDAAVARLAAAVCRGETVGVFGDYDVDGACSGALMVTFLRSLGCTVMPYVPDRMTEGYGPNVPALQGLAGRGATLLVCVDCGTAAGETLASLQGQADVIVLDHHKSEVLPAGVVATVNPNRVDCGSGLGTLCAAAIAFLTAVGTVRELRRGGFFAQRPEPDLLSLLDIVALATVCDVMPLTGLNRALVTQGLKVMARRARPGIAALLEVAQVKDRPSAATLGFALGPRINAAGRISESDLGLRLLLCEDPVEARTLAATLDAVNRQRQVVEASMLDAAMAAAEAQIAAGHATLLVSGQEWHPGVVGIVAGRIKERFNRPACVAALADGMAKGSGRSVAGLDLGAAVIAARQSGILVTGGGHAMAAGFSLPEDRLAAFHALLDERLAAAATLPSAADLPVEGAVAVPGCTTELARHLGRLAPFGNGNEEPVLILPRVRVMRADRVGREGNTIRAFVEGEGGGGRLRTVLFRAREGALADALLSRGGEPLHIAGHLRAEEWNGMVNAGFVITDAASVVP, encoded by the coding sequence TTGACCGAAACTGCCGGCGGCGTGGCGCCCGTCCTGGGCGTCACCCGCAGCCTGACCAACCGCCGCTGGGTCTGGCGCCAGGGCGAGGACCGCGTCGGCCTGGGGATTGCCCAGCGGTTGGGGGTGCCTGAAGTCGTAGGGCGGTTGCTCGCGGCCCGTGGTGTCGGGCTGGAAGCGGCGGCGACCTTCCTGGAGCCGACGCTGCGGGCCCTGCTGCCCGATCCCTCGGTCCTGCGCGACATGGACGCAGCGGTGGCCCGCCTGGCCGCGGCGGTGTGCCGGGGCGAGACGGTCGGCGTCTTCGGCGACTACGACGTGGACGGAGCCTGCAGCGGCGCGCTGATGGTCACCTTCCTGCGTTCGCTCGGCTGCACCGTCATGCCGTACGTGCCCGACCGCATGACCGAGGGCTACGGGCCGAACGTGCCGGCGCTGCAGGGGCTGGCTGGGCGGGGTGCGACGCTGCTGGTCTGCGTCGATTGCGGCACTGCCGCGGGCGAGACGCTTGCCTCCTTGCAGGGACAGGCCGACGTGATCGTGCTGGACCACCATAAATCGGAGGTCCTGCCGGCCGGGGTGGTGGCGACGGTGAACCCGAACCGGGTCGATTGCGGCTCGGGGCTGGGGACGCTGTGCGCGGCGGCGATCGCCTTCCTGACCGCGGTCGGCACCGTGCGGGAACTGCGTCGCGGCGGGTTTTTCGCCCAACGTCCCGAACCGGATCTGCTGTCCCTGCTGGACATCGTGGCGCTGGCGACGGTGTGCGACGTGATGCCGCTGACCGGGCTCAACCGCGCCCTGGTCACGCAGGGGCTGAAGGTGATGGCACGGCGGGCCCGGCCCGGGATCGCGGCGCTGCTGGAAGTGGCGCAGGTCAAGGACCGGCCCAGCGCGGCGACGCTGGGCTTCGCGTTGGGGCCGCGCATCAACGCCGCCGGCCGGATCAGCGAATCCGACCTGGGCCTGCGTCTCTTGCTCTGCGAGGATCCGGTCGAGGCCCGTACCCTGGCCGCCACGCTGGACGCGGTGAACCGGCAGCGCCAGGTGGTCGAGGCCAGCATGCTGGACGCTGCGATGGCGGCGGCCGAGGCGCAGATCGCGGCGGGGCATGCCACCTTGCTGGTCTCGGGCCAGGAATGGCATCCGGGCGTGGTGGGCATCGTCGCCGGGCGGATCAAGGAGCGGTTCAACCGCCCGGCCTGCGTGGCGGCGCTGGCCGACGGCATGGCCAAGGGCAGCGGGCGGTCGGTGGCCGGGCTCGACCTGGGGGCGGCGGTGATCGCGGCGCGCCAGTCCGGCATCCTGGTGACCGGGGGCGGTCATGCCATGGCGGCGGGGTTCTCGCTGCCCGAGGACCGGCTGGCGGCCTTCCATGCCCTGCTGGACGAGCGTCTGGCCGCGGCGGCGACCTTGCCCTCGGCGGCGGATCTGCCGGTGGAAGGGGCGGTGGCGGTGCCGGGCTGCACCACGGAACTTGCACGCCATCTCGGGCGGCTGGCGCCGTTCGGCAACGGCAACGAGGAGCCGGTGCTGATCCTGCCGCGGGTTCGCGTCATGCGCGCCGATCGCGTCGGTCGCGAGGGCAACACCATCCGGGCCTTCGTGGAAGGCGAGGGGGGTGGGGGGCGCCTGCGCACGGTGCTGTTTCGTGCCCGCGAGGGGGCCTTGGCCGATGCCTTGCTGAGCCGTGGCGGCGAGCCGCTGCACATCGCGGGCCATCTTCGGGCCGAGGAATGGAACGGCATGGTGAATGCGGGCTTCGTCATTACCGATGCGGCGTCGGTGGTCCCTTGA
- a CDS encoding OmpA family protein encodes MDWWHSLEGGRIAEQRPPPPNADAPYPSLGTVPARPVVTDHATRGRIASGLTEERRNAEYAISSPAEPYQPPRVPPAAAASQDAPSASLQAASAPPAPAPAARPAPPPQEAPAAPVTADPAAPAASAPSAPAGAAMAELPAIPAAPPPAPRIPGVPVPAVTAPTPPPVAPPPPAPAPPPAPAGTVLVPFSTGGTAIAPETETALRALAARRGTAAIVVTGYGEALGSDPDAQAASLPLALARARAVAAVMMAAGVPASHLRLTARAEGRGGAARIAN; translated from the coding sequence GTGGATTGGTGGCATTCGCTGGAGGGCGGGCGCATCGCCGAGCAGCGGCCGCCGCCGCCCAATGCGGACGCGCCCTATCCCAGCCTGGGCACGGTGCCGGCGCGGCCGGTGGTGACCGACCATGCCACCCGTGGCCGGATTGCCAGCGGGCTCACGGAGGAGCGGCGGAACGCGGAATACGCGATCTCTTCCCCGGCCGAACCCTATCAGCCGCCCAGGGTGCCCCCGGCCGCGGCCGCTTCCCAGGACGCTCCTTCCGCCTCGTTGCAGGCGGCGAGCGCGCCGCCGGCGCCTGCTCCGGCCGCCCGGCCGGCGCCGCCGCCGCAGGAAGCGCCCGCAGCCCCGGTGACCGCCGATCCGGCGGCCCCTGCCGCGTCGGCCCCTTCCGCCCCGGCCGGTGCCGCCATGGCGGAACTGCCGGCCATCCCGGCGGCGCCGCCGCCGGCGCCGCGCATCCCGGGGGTGCCGGTGCCCGCCGTGACTGCCCCGACGCCGCCGCCGGTCGCACCACCCCCACCCGCGCCGGCGCCCCCGCCCGCGCCGGCCGGCACCGTGCTGGTGCCGTTCAGCACCGGTGGAACGGCGATCGCCCCGGAGACGGAAACGGCGCTGCGGGCGCTCGCGGCCAGGCGCGGCACGGCCGCCATCGTCGTGACCGGCTATGGCGAGGCGCTGGGCAGCGATCCCGACGCCCAGGCTGCGTCCCTGCCACTGGCCCTGGCCCGCGCCCGCGCGGTCGCGGCGGTGATGATGGCTGCCGGCGTGCCTGCATCGCACCTGCGGCTGACTGCGCGGGCGGAGGGGCGCGGTGGCGCCGCCCGTATCGCCAACTGA
- the pta gene encoding phosphate acetyltransferase, producing MDRPRQTFFLAPVSDDVGLTSMALGLVQALRRDHVAVGFIKPILQPDTRGVADLAPYFARNVLHLETPEPIAYAQAEASVRNGGLDALMEDLVAMVEAAGAGCDAVVIQGLIPFADLQVASQLNAAMARSFAASLVPVLSGTGQNAEALGAVVDLTVRQFADGEEPPPVAGVLVNRLKAGPMAGALGEYLPGSGGRVPVLGDVPFEPKLTAPRLQDVVEALSLGIEQEGNLARARVQHFVTAGRGVDGVIDRLRPGTLVVAAGERSDIILATALAHMQGMPLAGLLLTCGTRLSPQVASMLRAPQLAGLPILTTHEDTFASGALLAGLSRHVRRDDTERMEQSIAHTAEHIDTGSLRSQLGRPGRLRMPPPAFRHRLVQAAREAAKRIVLPEGDEPRTLQAAAICQRKGIAQCVLLGNPDHIRQVAETQGVVLPPDIEIIDPMAVRGQYVAPMCELRRSKGLTAVQAEHQLEDTVVLGTMMLAQDDVDGLVSGAVHTTANTIRPALQLIRTAPGSSIVSSVFFMLMPNEVLVYGDCAVNPDPTAEELADIAIQSADSAVAFGIDPRVAMISYSTGSSGSGADVDKVRRALEIARGKRPDLLIDGPLQYDAASVASVGRQKAPDSVVAGRANVFVFPDLNTGNTTYKAVQRSAHVVSIGPMLQGLRKPVNDLSRGALVDDIVYTIALTAIQAQQANAKRAAAAAQQAALTAAAD from the coding sequence ATGGACCGGCCGCGCCAGACATTCTTTCTGGCTCCCGTCTCGGATGACGTGGGACTGACTTCGATGGCGCTCGGCCTGGTGCAGGCGCTGCGCCGCGACCATGTCGCGGTCGGTTTCATCAAGCCGATCCTGCAGCCAGACACACGGGGCGTCGCCGACCTCGCCCCCTACTTCGCCCGCAACGTCCTGCATCTGGAAACACCGGAGCCGATCGCGTACGCGCAGGCCGAGGCCAGCGTGCGCAACGGCGGCCTGGACGCGCTGATGGAAGACCTGGTGGCGATGGTGGAGGCGGCCGGGGCCGGCTGCGACGCCGTCGTGATCCAGGGCCTGATCCCCTTTGCCGACCTGCAGGTCGCGAGCCAGCTCAACGCCGCCATGGCGCGCAGCTTCGCCGCCAGCCTGGTGCCGGTGCTCTCCGGGACCGGCCAGAACGCCGAGGCGCTCGGCGCCGTGGTCGACCTGACTGTCCGCCAGTTCGCCGACGGCGAGGAACCGCCGCCGGTCGCCGGCGTGCTGGTCAACCGGCTGAAGGCGGGCCCGATGGCCGGCGCGCTCGGCGAGTACCTGCCCGGCAGCGGTGGCCGCGTGCCGGTGCTGGGCGACGTGCCGTTCGAGCCGAAGCTGACCGCGCCGCGGCTGCAGGACGTGGTCGAGGCGCTCAGCCTCGGCATCGAGCAGGAAGGCAATCTCGCGCGGGCGCGGGTGCAGCATTTCGTCACCGCCGGGCGCGGCGTCGATGGCGTGATCGACCGGCTGCGGCCGGGCACGCTGGTGGTGGCGGCGGGCGAGCGCAGCGACATCATCCTGGCGACGGCGCTTGCGCACATGCAGGGCATGCCGCTCGCCGGCCTGCTGCTGACCTGCGGCACGCGGCTGTCGCCGCAGGTGGCTTCCATGCTGCGGGCGCCGCAGCTCGCCGGGCTGCCGATCCTGACCACGCATGAGGACACCTTCGCCTCTGGTGCGCTGCTCGCCGGGCTGTCGCGGCATGTGCGCCGCGACGACACCGAGCGGATGGAGCAGTCGATCGCGCACACGGCCGAGCACATCGACACCGGCTCGCTGCGCTCCCAGCTCGGGCGGCCCGGGCGGCTGCGCATGCCCCCGCCGGCGTTCCGCCACCGCCTGGTGCAGGCGGCGCGCGAGGCGGCGAAGCGGATCGTGCTGCCCGAGGGTGACGAGCCGCGCACGCTGCAGGCAGCGGCGATCTGCCAGCGCAAGGGCATCGCGCAATGCGTGCTGCTCGGCAACCCCGACCACATCCGCCAGGTGGCCGAGACGCAGGGCGTGGTGCTGCCGCCCGACATCGAGATCATCGATCCGATGGCGGTGCGCGGCCAGTACGTGGCGCCGATGTGCGAGCTGCGCCGCAGCAAGGGCCTGACCGCCGTGCAGGCGGAGCACCAGCTTGAGGACACCGTGGTGCTGGGCACCATGATGCTGGCGCAGGACGACGTGGACGGGCTGGTGTCCGGCGCGGTGCACACCACCGCCAACACGATCCGGCCGGCGCTGCAGTTGATCCGCACCGCCCCGGGATCCTCGATCGTCTCCAGCGTGTTCTTCATGCTGATGCCGAACGAGGTACTGGTGTACGGCGACTGCGCGGTCAATCCCGACCCGACCGCCGAGGAACTGGCCGACATCGCCATCCAGTCGGCGGATTCGGCCGTTGCCTTCGGCATCGACCCGCGGGTGGCGATGATCTCCTACTCGACCGGCAGCTCGGGCAGCGGCGCGGATGTGGACAAGGTGCGGCGCGCGCTTGAAATCGCGCGCGGCAAGCGCCCGGACCTGCTGATCGACGGGCCGCTGCAGTACGACGCGGCGAGCGTCGCCAGCGTCGGCCGGCAGAAGGCCCCGGACAGCGTGGTCGCCGGCCGCGCCAACGTGTTCGTCTTCCCCGACCTGAACACCGGCAACACCACCTACAAGGCGGTGCAGCGCTCGGCCCACGTGGTCAGCATCGGCCCGATGCTGCAGGGCCTGCGCAAGCCGGTGAACGACCTCTCGCGCGGGGCGCTGGTGGACGACATCGTCTACACCATCGCGCTGACAGCCATCCAGGCGCAGCAGGCCAACGCCAAGCGGGCCGCGGCGGCGGCGCAGCAGGCGGCGCTCACGGCGGCGGCGGACTAG
- a CDS encoding LL-diaminopimelate aminotransferase, whose translation MTDEFHRIRRLPPYVFAEVNKAKAAARAAGEDIIDLGMGNPDSPTPPHIVAKLVEAVQDPRTHRYSVSKGIPGLRRALAGYYRRRFDVDLDPETEVVATLGSKEGLANLASAITSPGDTILVPNPSYPIHQFGFIIAGAGVRSIPASPDEEMLRALDRAVKHSVPKPTALIVNFPSNPTAYLADLDFYREVVSFCRQHDIWIMSDLAYAEIYFGEKVPPSILQVPGAKDIAVEFTSMSKTYSMAGWRMGFAAGNQKLINALTRMKSYLDYGAFTPVQVAAAAALTGPQDCVQEMRDLYRERRDVLIRGLHAAGWDVPSPDGSMFAWAPIPPRYAHLGSLEFSKLLLARAKVAVAPGIGFGEHGDTHVRIALVENTHRLRQALRNIRSFLQSESNEAPREAVPSGHAA comes from the coding sequence ATGACCGATGAGTTCCACCGCATCCGCCGTCTGCCGCCCTACGTCTTCGCCGAGGTCAACAAGGCCAAGGCGGCGGCGCGAGCCGCCGGCGAGGACATCATCGACCTCGGCATGGGCAATCCCGACAGCCCGACTCCGCCGCACATCGTCGCCAAGCTGGTCGAGGCGGTGCAGGATCCCCGCACGCACCGGTATTCCGTCAGCAAGGGCATCCCTGGTCTGCGCCGGGCGCTGGCTGGCTATTACCGCCGCCGCTTCGATGTCGATCTCGATCCCGAAACCGAAGTGGTCGCGACGCTCGGCTCGAAGGAAGGCCTGGCCAACCTGGCCTCGGCGATCACCAGCCCGGGCGACACCATCCTGGTGCCCAACCCCTCCTATCCGATCCACCAGTTCGGCTTCATCATCGCCGGCGCCGGCGTGCGCAGCATCCCGGCCTCCCCGGACGAGGAGATGCTGCGCGCGCTCGATCGGGCGGTGAAGCATTCGGTGCCCAAGCCGACGGCGCTGATCGTCAATTTCCCGTCCAACCCGACCGCCTATCTGGCCGACCTGGATTTCTACCGTGAGGTGGTGAGCTTCTGCCGCCAGCACGACATCTGGATCATGTCGGACCTTGCGTATGCCGAGATCTATTTCGGCGAAAAGGTGCCGCCCTCGATCCTGCAGGTACCAGGGGCCAAGGACATCGCCGTCGAGTTCACCAGCATGTCCAAGACCTACTCGATGGCGGGCTGGCGGATGGGCTTCGCCGCCGGCAACCAGAAGCTGATCAATGCCCTGACCCGCATGAAGTCGTATCTGGACTACGGCGCCTTCACGCCGGTCCAGGTGGCGGCGGCCGCGGCGCTCACCGGGCCGCAGGACTGCGTGCAGGAGATGCGCGACCTCTATCGCGAGCGGCGCGACGTGCTGATCCGCGGCCTGCACGCGGCCGGCTGGGACGTGCCGAGCCCGGACGGCTCGATGTTCGCCTGGGCGCCGATCCCGCCGCGCTATGCGCATCTCGGCAGTCTGGAGTTCAGCAAGTTGCTGCTGGCGCGGGCGAAGGTGGCGGTGGCGCCGGGCATCGGCTTCGGCGAGCACGGCGACACCCATGTCCGCATCGCCCTGGTCGAGAACACCCATCGCCTGCGCCAGGCGCTGCGCAACATCCGCAGCTTCCTGCAGAGCGAGAGCAACGAGGCGCCGCGGGAGGCCGTTCCCAGCGGCCACGCGGCATGA